The following proteins are encoded in a genomic region of Chloracidobacterium sp.:
- the der gene encoding ribosome biogenesis GTPase Der yields MASPLVAIIGRPNVGKSTLFNKLTGSRKAIVGDEPGITRDRMFGEVEWGGSVFRLVDTGGIVPDDDAVIPANIFKQASAAIDEASIIVWVVDSRAGVTPLDEELFVLLRNTGKPVVVAANKAESRKVENEAGEFYRFGFDLMPISAEHGTGVGDLLDLICGNLDLSEIQELPRSERIKLAIVGRPNVGKSSLLNKLLGEERVIVSPIAGTTRDSIDTELSSDANDFLLIDTAGIRRKGKTTEMAEKLSVIMAKKSLERADVAIIVIDAVEGVTHLDATIAGYAVDSGCSVIIAVNKWDALEEKGTNTIYEVERQLREAMKFLDWAPIVTISALTGQRVSRILPLVAEAYEASGRRIQTSQLNRFFENAVLQPKGGTAPAPVKGGFSRLKVQFITQAGVRPPLFILFTSGGKAGLHFSYLRYIENQLRSEFGFFATPIRLVERHKEKRSAN; encoded by the coding sequence ATGGCTTCACCTCTTGTTGCAATTATCGGACGGCCGAACGTCGGCAAATCCACCCTGTTCAATAAACTCACCGGCTCGCGAAAGGCGATCGTCGGCGATGAGCCGGGTATCACGCGCGATCGAATGTTCGGTGAGGTCGAGTGGGGCGGTTCTGTATTCCGCCTCGTAGATACGGGAGGGATCGTTCCTGATGACGATGCGGTAATTCCCGCAAATATCTTCAAGCAGGCATCTGCGGCTATTGATGAAGCGTCGATCATAGTTTGGGTCGTCGATTCGCGCGCCGGCGTTACGCCTCTGGACGAAGAACTCTTTGTTTTGCTCCGAAATACAGGCAAACCTGTTGTGGTCGCCGCAAATAAGGCTGAATCGCGTAAGGTCGAGAATGAAGCGGGCGAGTTCTACCGTTTCGGTTTCGATCTGATGCCGATCTCCGCTGAGCACGGCACAGGTGTCGGCGATCTTCTCGATCTGATATGCGGAAACCTCGATCTCAGCGAGATTCAGGAACTGCCGAGGTCGGAGCGGATAAAACTGGCGATCGTAGGCCGTCCGAATGTCGGCAAGTCATCGCTGCTGAATAAACTATTGGGCGAGGAGCGCGTTATTGTCTCGCCCATCGCGGGCACGACGCGTGACTCAATTGACACCGAGTTGAGTTCGGACGCCAATGACTTTCTGCTCATCGATACGGCCGGTATTCGGCGGAAGGGCAAGACGACTGAAATGGCGGAGAAGCTTTCCGTCATAATGGCGAAAAAATCGCTCGAACGTGCAGACGTTGCGATCATTGTTATCGACGCGGTCGAAGGCGTAACCCATCTTGACGCTACGATCGCAGGCTATGCGGTTGATTCGGGCTGCTCGGTCATTATCGCAGTAAATAAATGGGACGCTCTTGAAGAGAAAGGGACGAACACGATCTACGAGGTCGAGCGACAGTTGCGGGAGGCCATGAAGTTCCTCGATTGGGCCCCGATCGTAACCATCTCGGCCTTGACCGGGCAGCGAGTTTCTAGGATCCTTCCGCTTGTTGCCGAGGCCTACGAGGCGAGTGGGCGGCGAATACAAACCTCGCAGCTTAACAGATTCTTTGAGAATGCGGTTCTTCAGCCGAAAGGCGGCACTGCACCGGCGCCCGTCAAGGGAGGGTTTTCTCGTTTGAAGGTGCAATTTATCACGCAAGCCGGAGTACGGCCTCCGCTGTTCATTTTGTTCACGTCCGGAGGTAAAGCAGGCCTTCATTTCTCGTATTTGCGCTATATTGAGAATCAGCTCCGCAGTGAATTTGGCTTTTTTGCGACGCCGATACGCTTGGTCGAGCGGCATAAGGAAAAGCGCAGTGCGAATTGA
- a CDS encoding tetratricopeptide repeat protein — protein MARKRKRFDQLEAPPTEKKAANYKDPFQEKFSARLEEVGKQFEGKGRMALYILGALVLVALIAFFAFRWSNRTSGEAQAALGKAIDIASSRVTDQPQPPTATEKTFKTEKDRAEAAIAAFQAVADKFGGAIRDKALYFIAVNRLAVDRPAAIAELENIANSSSDNGKLAKFALAQTRAEDGKYDEAVALYQQLLEMSDPILAKESINFEIAKVYEKQGKTKEAADIYFNIAKAASEAKDADGKPIPMTQIAGDAKKKITELDPERAKEIQEPAPPSPFGG, from the coding sequence ATGGCACGAAAACGCAAGAGGTTTGACCAGTTAGAGGCTCCGCCGACCGAGAAGAAAGCGGCGAATTACAAAGATCCTTTCCAAGAGAAGTTCAGCGCGAGGCTGGAAGAGGTCGGCAAACAGTTCGAAGGGAAAGGCCGCATGGCCCTTTATATTCTCGGCGCTTTGGTATTGGTCGCGCTGATCGCGTTCTTTGCGTTCAGATGGAGCAATCGCACAAGCGGCGAGGCACAAGCTGCGTTGGGCAAGGCGATCGACATCGCAAGCTCGCGGGTGACGGATCAACCGCAGCCGCCGACAGCTACGGAAAAGACATTTAAGACCGAGAAGGACCGCGCTGAGGCCGCGATCGCCGCATTTCAGGCGGTTGCGGACAAATTCGGCGGAGCGATCCGCGATAAAGCTCTCTACTTCATCGCAGTGAATCGCCTTGCGGTTGACAGGCCCGCGGCAATTGCGGAACTGGAAAATATTGCAAATTCGTCGTCTGACAACGGAAAGCTCGCGAAATTCGCATTGGCGCAAACGCGTGCTGAGGACGGCAAGTATGACGAAGCGGTCGCACTTTATCAGCAGCTTTTGGAAATGAGCGACCCGATCCTTGCCAAGGAATCGATCAATTTCGAGATCGCGAAGGTCTATGAGAAGCAAGGCAAGACGAAGGAAGCCGCTGACATTTACTTCAATATCGCGAAGGCGGCGAGCGAGGCAAAGGATGCCGACGGCAAGCCGATCCCGATGACACAAATTGCCGGCGACGCTAAGAAAAAGATCACGGAACTCGATCCTGAGCGTGCTAAAGAGATACAGGAGCCTGCGCCGCCCTCGCCGTTCGGCGGTTAA
- a CDS encoding PspA/IM30 family protein, translating to MGLWQRITRVFRASTGAALDKIENPELVLQQTIRDMRDRVPELNNAVAQVMATERLLTKQKENLAAQKVELDSKIKAAVKMGRDDIATAYIGQLQQVGHDLARTEIQTENAATASQQALKARDNYVLNMKKRTAEAMQLISAAKQAKLQEQLAQTMEAFNIGDDASTFNEMREKIDRRVAAAEAKLQLGASSVDNQMADIEREAMDIQLQDKLLEYKQQMGMLGTGTSEAKQIEAGGDAADAEVHDVPAADESGQANSGS from the coding sequence ATGGGATTGTGGCAGAGAATAACAAGGGTCTTCCGAGCAAGCACCGGTGCGGCTCTCGATAAGATCGAAAATCCGGAACTGGTACTCCAGCAGACGATCCGCGATATGCGCGATCGTGTCCCCGAGCTTAACAACGCGGTAGCGCAAGTGATGGCGACGGAACGCCTTCTCACAAAGCAGAAGGAGAACCTCGCCGCGCAGAAGGTCGAGCTTGACTCAAAGATCAAGGCGGCGGTAAAAATGGGGCGTGACGACATCGCGACCGCATATATCGGGCAGCTTCAGCAGGTCGGGCACGATCTTGCACGGACCGAGATACAAACCGAAAATGCTGCGACCGCTTCGCAGCAGGCACTGAAGGCACGCGACAATTACGTGCTGAATATGAAGAAGCGCACGGCTGAGGCGATGCAGCTTATCAGCGCGGCCAAGCAGGCGAAGCTTCAAGAGCAGCTTGCACAGACGATGGAAGCCTTTAACATCGGCGATGATGCATCGACATTCAACGAGATGCGCGAAAAGATCGACCGGCGCGTCGCGGCAGCCGAAGCGAAACTCCAACTCGGTGCAAGCTCGGTCGATAACCAGATGGCGGATATCGAACGCGAGGCTATGGACATCCAACTTCAAGATAAGCTGCTGGAGTACAAGCAGCAAATGGGGATGCTTGGCACAGGCACTTCGGAGGCGAAACAGATAGAGGCCGGCGGCGATGCGGCGGATGCCGAGGTCCACGACGTTCCGGCCGCGGATGAAAGCGGGCAGGCAAATTCCGGATCGTAA
- a CDS encoding sigma-70 family RNA polymerase sigma factor translates to MIFGSSLTCDDESLGQTVSSVPVAAACVNAEEAFVEKLRSRDAAAFDELVTRYSNDIYAVLVRLISDRDEAADLTQETFLKALRSIGSFRGDCSLRTWLYRIAVNESRNRHRWWKRRRRDSTLSLNTVFPDGETEYWETLSDNSISPEEEVLRRERAERLNGALNKLKPVFREAITLCDIEGLSYEECAATLECSIGTVRSRLSRGREELRKQLKDI, encoded by the coding sequence ATGATCTTTGGCAGCTCGCTCACATGTGACGACGAAAGCCTGGGTCAAACCGTATCTTCGGTGCCCGTTGCAGCCGCTTGTGTGAACGCCGAAGAGGCGTTCGTTGAAAAGTTGAGATCGCGTGATGCGGCGGCCTTTGACGAACTCGTAACACGTTATTCCAATGACATTTACGCGGTTCTCGTACGCCTGATATCCGATCGCGATGAGGCTGCCGACCTTACGCAGGAGACGTTCTTAAAGGCCTTGCGTTCGATCGGCTCGTTTCGCGGCGATTGCTCGCTTCGGACATGGCTTTACCGCATTGCGGTTAATGAATCACGCAACCGGCACCGCTGGTGGAAGCGCCGGCGGCGTGACAGCACACTTTCGCTGAACACGGTCTTTCCGGATGGCGAAACCGAGTACTGGGAGACACTCTCGGACAACTCAATCTCGCCCGAAGAAGAGGTTTTAAGACGCGAAAGGGCCGAGCGGCTTAACGGTGCATTGAATAAGCTGAAACCTGTGTTCCGCGAAGCCATCACCCTTTGTGATATCGAGGGCCTCAGCTACGAGGAATGTGCAGCGACGCTCGAGTGCAGCATCGGAACCGTCAGATCGAGGCTTTCACGAGGCCGTGAAGAGCTGCGAAAGCAGCTCAAAGATATTTGA
- a CDS encoding KpsF/GutQ family sugar-phosphate isomerase, translating into MSNAEAVRADRYEKFRECLRVEQAAIERASERIDAAAVERAVDLLAKCRGKVIVTGVGKSGVIAEKIAQTMTSTGSSAVFLHPSDAIHGGLGIVGAEDIVIALSNSGETDELLAMLPSLTSRKLPVIAILGNIHSSVAAASAVVLDASVDKEACPLNLAPTASTTTALAVGDALAMAVMDAKGLTAEDFAANHPAGRLGRRLTLHVGDLMHTGADVAPDASWIEVVRAISDHSLGAVNVVGEDGALLGLVTDGDLRRTIERTDATQLEHTTARSMMTADPIATSPDAMAYDALRLMEDRPSQISVLPVVEDGRCVGLLRLHDVVKSGL; encoded by the coding sequence ATGAGCAACGCTGAGGCCGTGCGAGCCGACAGATATGAGAAATTCCGTGAATGTTTGCGTGTAGAGCAGGCGGCGATCGAGCGCGCGTCCGAGCGTATCGATGCGGCCGCGGTCGAGCGTGCGGTCGATCTGTTGGCAAAATGCCGTGGGAAGGTAATTGTGACCGGCGTTGGCAAATCGGGGGTTATCGCCGAAAAGATCGCTCAAACTATGACAAGCACCGGTTCATCGGCGGTGTTCCTTCATCCTTCGGATGCAATTCACGGCGGGCTAGGCATCGTTGGGGCGGAAGACATAGTAATAGCACTAAGCAACTCCGGCGAAACGGACGAGCTGTTAGCGATGTTGCCGTCATTGACCTCACGCAAGCTCCCGGTAATTGCGATACTCGGCAATATACACTCTTCGGTCGCCGCGGCTTCGGCAGTTGTACTCGATGCGTCAGTAGATAAGGAAGCGTGTCCGCTTAATTTAGCTCCGACTGCGTCAACAACTACTGCATTGGCGGTCGGCGATGCACTTGCAATGGCCGTCATGGACGCAAAAGGCCTTACGGCAGAGGACTTTGCAGCAAATCACCCTGCCGGCCGCCTCGGCAGAAGGCTGACGCTGCATGTCGGCGACCTGATGCACACGGGTGCGGACGTCGCACCTGACGCAAGCTGGATCGAGGTTGTGCGCGCTATCTCAGATCATTCGCTCGGTGCGGTCAATGTTGTCGGGGAAGACGGCGCTCTTCTGGGCCTCGTGACCGATGGCGACCTTCGACGGACCATTGAGCGGACTGACGCAACTCAGCTTGAACATACCACCGCACGTTCGATGATGACCGCCGATCCGATAGCAACGTCGCCCGATGCAATGGCGTACGATGCACTTAGGCTTATGGAAGACAGGCCGTCGCAGATATCAGTTCTGCCCGTCGTGGAGGATGGGCGCTGTGTCGGGCTGCTGCGGCTCCACGATGTCGTAAAAAGCGGTCTGTAA